A window of the Desulfobacula toluolica Tol2 genome harbors these coding sequences:
- a CDS encoding (2Fe-2S)-binding protein codes for MKRIIKCTINKETYELAIEPNQTLADLLRNDLGLTGTKKGCDTGDCGACTVILNGDAVNSCLVLAVQANNATIETIEGLSTEDGLHPLQEAFVEHGAIQCGFCSPGVIMSAKNLLDKNSNPNNQEIREGISGNLCRCTGYQKIFEAISSQCSDK; via the coding sequence ATGAAACGGATCATCAAATGTACTATAAATAAAGAAACATACGAACTTGCAATAGAACCCAATCAAACGCTTGCGGATCTTCTCCGAAACGACCTGGGCCTGACCGGTACAAAAAAAGGGTGTGACACGGGCGATTGCGGTGCCTGCACTGTTATTTTAAACGGCGATGCCGTCAATTCCTGCCTTGTTCTGGCGGTTCAGGCAAATAACGCAACCATTGAAACTATTGAGGGCTTAAGCACTGAAGACGGCCTGCATCCTCTGCAGGAAGCCTTTGTTGAACATGGGGCCATCCAATGCGGATTCTGTTCTCCCGGAGTTATCATGTCTGCCAAAAACCTTTTGGACAAAAACAGCAACCCAAATAACCAGGAGATCAGAGAAGGCATTTCAGGTAACCTTTGCCGGTGTACCGGATACCAGAAAATTTTTGAAGCCATTTCATCTCAATGTTCGGACAAATAA
- a CDS encoding FAD binding domain-containing protein: MLLPKFEFHEPTSIQEAIELKKKHGKKAKFLAGGTDLLVHLKKKLVTADHIISLSEIEALSQIKEEGDAVTIGACATMAQLSKSKIIQEKFCAVKAGADNLGTHLIRNRATIGGNVCNASPAGDTICSLIVYQAQVVLQGPEGQRKMAIESFFKGPGKTDIKDDEILVGFQLPLPGKNSGAHYIQLGKRKSSEINVVNVASFIEIDPANQTVKNAIIALGSVAATPIRSFHAEEALKNSAANEAAFYEAGEAARRQDCKPIDDFRGTADYRRAMIGVLTKRTLEKACKQATAQ; the protein is encoded by the coding sequence ATGTTATTACCCAAGTTTGAATTCCATGAACCGACCTCCATCCAGGAAGCCATTGAATTAAAGAAAAAACATGGTAAAAAAGCAAAGTTCCTGGCTGGCGGTACGGATCTTCTGGTCCATCTTAAAAAAAAGCTGGTCACAGCAGACCACATTATCAGCCTATCCGAAATTGAGGCGCTGTCCCAGATCAAAGAAGAAGGGGATGCCGTTACAATCGGTGCCTGTGCAACCATGGCCCAGCTGTCCAAATCAAAGATCATTCAGGAAAAATTTTGTGCCGTCAAAGCTGGTGCAGACAATCTTGGCACCCACCTGATCAGAAACAGGGCAACCATTGGCGGGAATGTCTGCAATGCAAGTCCGGCTGGCGACACTATCTGCTCTCTTATTGTCTACCAGGCACAGGTTGTCTTACAAGGTCCGGAAGGACAGCGCAAAATGGCCATTGAATCTTTTTTCAAGGGTCCGGGCAAAACCGATATAAAAGACGATGAAATCCTGGTTGGATTTCAATTGCCTTTGCCGGGCAAAAACAGTGGTGCCCACTATATCCAGTTAGGAAAAAGAAAATCATCTGAAATCAATGTTGTTAATGTGGCCTCATTTATTGAAATCGATCCGGCAAATCAGACTGTTAAAAATGCCATTATTGCCCTGGGATCTGTTGCAGCAACCCCAATCAGGTCTTTTCATGCTGAAGAAGCATTAAAAAACAGCGCCGCAAATGAAGCGGCTTTTTATGAAGCCGGTGAAGCAGCCAGACGCCAAGACTGCAAACCCATTGATGATTTCAGGGGAACAGCCGACTACAGAAGGGCCATGATCGGCGTATTGACCAAAAGGACCCTTGAAAAAGCCTGTAAACAGGCCACAGCCCAATAA
- a CDS encoding IclR family transcriptional regulator — protein MKFNRVPAIDKCFQILELFRKRKEPLGITDISNELNLNKSTVFNIIYTMLDLHILEDSENKFILGAKLYTLGKAAEQGSNLIRSIHPYLKKISLKTNLSAFLGILSGLKAVIIDKSDSSYNLKISADIGTKISIISGAHGKALLSPLQDHEIQEILSSISRKNNKRLPVLDKKKYRAAITTTRKEGIIYESDEYIEGISALAVPLKLNRKDFQCAIWAVGLKNQITEKSLQSYKDLLKEIANKIESKISLQSI, from the coding sequence ATGAAATTTAACCGTGTCCCAGCTATTGATAAATGCTTTCAGATATTGGAACTTTTCAGAAAAAGAAAAGAGCCTTTGGGCATAACCGACATATCCAATGAACTAAATCTTAACAAAAGTACGGTTTTTAATATTATATACACAATGTTGGACTTACACATTTTGGAGGACAGTGAAAACAAATTTATTCTTGGAGCAAAACTTTATACACTGGGGAAAGCTGCCGAGCAAGGATCTAATCTGATACGAAGCATTCATCCATACTTGAAAAAGATCAGCCTAAAAACCAATCTTTCCGCCTTTCTGGGCATACTTTCCGGCTTAAAGGCAGTTATAATTGACAAGTCGGATTCTTCTTATAATCTCAAGATTTCAGCTGATATCGGTACTAAAATTTCCATAATTAGCGGTGCTCATGGCAAAGCCCTTCTGTCGCCGCTCCAGGATCACGAGATTCAAGAGATCCTGTCATCCATCAGCCGTAAAAACAATAAACGCCTGCCAGTCCTGGATAAAAAAAAATATCGAGCCGCCATCACAACGACCAGAAAAGAAGGAATCATCTATGAAAGCGATGAATATATAGAAGGAATAAGCGCATTGGCAGTACCATTAAAGCTTAACCGGAAAGATTTTCAATGTGCTATCTGGGCGGTTGGACTAAAAAACCAGATCACAGAAAAATCACTTCAGTCATATAAGGATCTTTTAAAAGAGATCGCAAACAAAATCGAAAGCAAAATATCTTTACAATCAATTTAA